The following are encoded in a window of Ignavibacteriales bacterium genomic DNA:
- a CDS encoding DNA-processing protein DprA: MKQEYAYWMALAHLPKLSNKIKNELIVKTFQEGLSIIDIFQLDKITLKTNYLLNDNEVTLLEESKNDLANYAFIVEDLLEQGYEITPITSEIYSSILKNNLKRAYSPLVIYTKGNKQILKEKSIAIVGSRDASEIALKFTDNIALDASKNFKVVVSGFAKGIDKQALDSAIKYNGQSIIVLPQGIMTFDSGFKKYYKQIIDGNVLVLSTFFPKAPWNVKLAMARNPIIYGLAEEIYVAESSEQGGTWSGVMDGLRKGRKIYVRKPEIDEKNANNLLIEKGALSVDLLGNIVEQTKYEQFETTIQVISEPKIESFETIISELLNKGAYTSKEIIKILNLDWDSRKLTSFLKSHTKVQTINKKPLKFTMKQSEELSLFN; encoded by the coding sequence ATGAAACAAGAATATGCATATTGGATGGCTTTAGCGCATCTACCAAAATTGAGCAACAAAATAAAAAATGAATTAATAGTAAAAACATTCCAAGAAGGTCTTTCTATTATAGATATATTTCAGTTGGATAAAATTACTCTAAAAACTAATTATCTTCTAAATGATAATGAGGTAACCTTATTAGAAGAATCTAAAAACGATTTGGCCAATTATGCTTTCATTGTTGAAGATTTACTTGAGCAAGGATATGAAATTACCCCAATTACATCAGAAATATATTCATCTATACTTAAAAATAATTTAAAGCGTGCTTACTCGCCCCTCGTCATATATACAAAAGGTAATAAACAAATCTTAAAAGAAAAATCAATAGCTATTGTTGGTTCAAGGGATGCTTCTGAAATAGCCTTAAAGTTTACAGACAACATTGCTCTAGATGCAAGCAAAAATTTTAAAGTTGTTGTAAGTGGTTTCGCAAAAGGTATTGACAAGCAAGCTTTAGACTCTGCAATCAAATATAATGGTCAAAGCATAATAGTTTTACCTCAAGGAATTATGACTTTCGATTCGGGTTTTAAAAAATATTACAAACAAATTATTGATGGGAATGTTTTAGTGCTTAGTACTTTTTTCCCGAAAGCTCCCTGGAATGTTAAATTAGCAATGGCTAGAAATCCAATAATATATGGTCTAGCTGAGGAAATATATGTCGCGGAATCAAGCGAACAAGGAGGAACTTGGTCTGGTGTAATGGATGGATTGCGTAAAGGAAGAAAGATATATGTACGAAAACCAGAAATTGATGAGAAGAATGCAAATAATCTACTTATTGAAAAAGGAGCATTGTCCGTTGATTTGCTTGGTAATATTGTTGAACAAACAAAGTACGAGCAATTTGAAACAACAATTCAAGTTATATCAGAACCAAAGATCGAGTCCTTTGAAACGATAATTTCTGAATTACTCAATAAAGGAGCGTATACTTCAAAAGAGATTATAAAAATATTAAATCTTGATTGGGACTCTAGAAAATTAACCTCATTTCTAAAATCTCATACGAAGGTTCAGACTATAAACAAAAAACCGTTAAAGTTTACTATGAAACAATCTGAAGAATTATCTTTATTTAACTAA
- a CDS encoding T9SS type A sorting domain-containing protein, with the protein MKIYLFFFVIVFLNINIHAQWVQKNSITQEVITTLITNGNYIFAGTNGNGVFRSSDMGENWTQINIGLTGSKIRAFAIIGDNIFVASEGSGIFISSNNGSNWNSLNNGLEETYFRSLHVDGNNLYAVGTGGAIFLSTNNGTNWENITTPGQQNYSILFKGTKRFVSDIYDGIFVTTDNGLNWKQIINGLNSYYIYPPFIWKVGSMSLCGNSIFISQEWDIDKGLFRSINDGEQWVQVSEGIKSVEFASPIFEMFGNNIFLANHKEIYLSTDNGDNWFLVNYGLPDEYINTLVIVDTVIFVGTGGNGVWCRSLTEIITAIGNEKNNLPSNYTLEQNYPNPFNPTTTIQFQVPKFLFVNIKVYDVLGREVANLVNEEKPAGTYQVSFDAAILSSGVYLYKLNAGSFIETKKMILLR; encoded by the coding sequence ATGAAAATATATTTATTCTTTTTTGTAATAGTTTTCCTGAATATTAATATTCATGCGCAATGGGTACAAAAAAATAGTATAACCCAAGAAGTTATTACTACTTTAATAACAAATGGGAATTATATTTTTGCAGGTACTAATGGGAATGGAGTTTTTCGTTCATCTGATATGGGTGAAAACTGGACACAAATAAATATCGGATTAACAGGAAGTAAGATTAGAGCATTTGCAATTATTGGTGATAATATCTTTGTAGCTTCCGAAGGTAGTGGAATCTTTATTTCATCTAATAATGGTTCCAATTGGAATTCATTAAATAATGGATTAGAAGAAACCTATTTCCGCTCTTTACATGTAGATGGAAATAATTTATATGCAGTTGGGACTGGTGGCGCCATTTTTCTTTCAACTAATAACGGCACAAATTGGGAGAATATTACTACTCCAGGTCAACAAAATTATTCAATATTATTTAAAGGAACTAAAAGATTTGTATCTGATATTTACGATGGGATTTTTGTAACAACTGATAATGGCTTGAATTGGAAACAAATAATAAATGGCTTGAATTCCTATTACATTTATCCTCCTTTTATTTGGAAGGTCGGTTCAATGTCACTTTGTGGAAATAGCATATTTATTTCACAGGAGTGGGATATTGATAAAGGATTGTTTCGTTCTATAAATGATGGAGAACAATGGGTGCAGGTAAGTGAAGGAATCAAATCTGTTGAGTTTGCCTCACCAATATTTGAAATGTTTGGTAATAATATATTTCTGGCGAATCATAAGGAGATATATCTATCGACTGATAATGGTGATAACTGGTTTTTAGTAAATTATGGCCTTCCCGATGAATACATAAATACATTAGTTATTGTTGATACAGTTATATTTGTTGGAACAGGTGGAAATGGAGTTTGGTGCCGGTCTTTAACCGAAATTATTACTGCAATCGGGAATGAAAAAAATAATTTACCTTCCAACTATACACTTGAACAAAATTATCCAAATCCATTTAATCCAACTACGACTATTCAATTTCAGGTTCCAAAATTTTTATTCGTAAACATAAAAGTTTATGATGTTCTTGGAAGAGAGGTTGCTAATTTAGTTAATGAAGAAAAGCCTGCCGGGACTTATCAAGTTTCATTTGATGCTGCTATTCTCTCAAGTGGCGTCTATTTATATAAACTTAATGCAGGAAGTTTTATTGAAACAAAGAAGATGATTTTGCTTAGATGA
- a CDS encoding AbrB/MazE/SpoVT family DNA-binding domain-containing protein, which produces MRIKIQKWGNSLALRIPKAFAFQSRIRQDEYVNLTLDNDKIIVEPIEEKKYSLEELVSGIKKSNLHREIDFGKKVGAEHW; this is translated from the coding sequence ATGCGTATCAAAATTCAAAAATGGGGCAATAGTTTAGCTCTAAGAATTCCGAAGGCTTTTGCTTTCCAATCAAGAATTCGACAAGATGAATATGTAAATTTAACACTGGACAATGATAAAATTATTGTTGAGCCAATAGAAGAAAAAAAATATAGCTTGGAAGAATTAGTTTCTGGAATTAAAAAATCGAATCTTCATAGAGAAATTGACTTTGGGAAAAAAGTTGGAGCAGAACATTGGTAA
- the mazF gene encoding endoribonuclease MazF yields the protein MVKAKKYVPECGDIVWLTFSPQSGHEQSGRRPALVISPLVYNSKTELALFCPITSQVKGYPFEVKLPDDLEIAGVILSDQIKNLDWKTREAEYICKLPKSLLTETLNKINALLTK from the coding sequence TTGGTAAAAGCAAAAAAGTATGTTCCTGAATGTGGAGATATTGTTTGGTTAACATTTAGTCCACAATCTGGCCACGAACAATCAGGAAGAAGACCAGCTTTGGTAATTTCTCCATTGGTATACAATAGTAAAACCGAGCTTGCACTATTTTGTCCAATAACAAGTCAAGTAAAAGGATATCCCTTTGAAGTAAAGCTTCCAGATGATTTAGAAATTGCTGGTGTAATATTATCTGATCAGATCAAAAACCTTGATTGGAAAACCAGAGAAGCTGAATACATCTGCAAATTGCCAAAATCGCTATTAACAGAAACATTAAATAAAATAAATGCTTTGTTAACCAAATAA
- the pyrE gene encoding orotate phosphoribosyltransferase has product MSPNQNEIMDIFLKTEALLNGHFLLTSGRHSNQYFQCAKVLQYPDYTEQVCKKIADYFKTFDIETVISPAMGGIIVGQEVARQLGKRSIFAEREEKKLSLRRGFEIKPGEKILVCEDVVTTGGSVFETIEIVKKAGGQVVGVGFIVDRSNGKVQFGFPQVSALKLDVVSYSAEECPLCKEGIPVVKPGSRKIK; this is encoded by the coding sequence ATGTCTCCTAACCAAAACGAAATAATGGATATCTTCCTTAAAACCGAAGCATTACTAAACGGACACTTCCTTTTAACTTCTGGAAGACACAGCAATCAATATTTCCAATGTGCAAAGGTTTTACAGTATCCAGATTATACAGAGCAAGTTTGCAAAAAAATAGCAGATTACTTTAAAACATTTGATATTGAAACAGTAATATCACCTGCAATGGGTGGGATAATTGTTGGACAGGAAGTAGCTCGTCAATTAGGTAAGCGATCAATTTTTGCAGAGAGGGAAGAGAAGAAATTATCGTTAAGAAGAGGATTTGAAATTAAACCTGGCGAAAAAATATTAGTGTGCGAAGATGTAGTAACTACAGGCGGTTCCGTTTTTGAAACAATAGAAATTGTAAAAAAAGCTGGTGGTCAGGTAGTTGGAGTTGGATTTATTGTTGATCGCAGTAACGGAAAAGTCCAGTTTGGATTTCCGCAAGTAAGTGCACTTAAGCTGGATGTAGTTTCTTATTCTGCGGAAGAATGCCCACTATGTAAAGAAGGAATACCTGTTGTAAAACCTGGTTCCAGAAAAATAAAATAA
- a CDS encoding M64 family metallo-endopeptidase: MKVICLIITISTSLFAQVNFEKYFESKTLRIDYYHTGTKDSELYSIDELRGEQFWGGSKVNLIDKFEFGKYKVMVLDSTSNDLIYSHCYSTLFSEWQTTEEAKHTTKSFSETVVIPYPKSNVKVEFYSREGKNIFQKKFEYFINPKNYFINPESRMKFDKFEIVHSGDPDKKVDIVIIPDGYTKEQLPKFKADCTRFAIYLFNASPYKENKDKFNLWGIEAASEDSGTDIPKNNIWKRTILNTTFYSFDLDRYCMTSDNKSVRDVAANAPYDQIYILVNTNKYGGGSIYNHYSVCVSDSKYSEYIFTHEFGHGFVGLADEYYTSDVAYENFYPLDIEPWEANITTRVNFKLKWANMIETDTPIPTPNEEKYKDVVGLFEGGGYVAKGVFRPKFDCTMKSISINNFCPVCKKAILEMIDFYSE; encoded by the coding sequence ATGAAAGTGATATGTTTGATTATAACAATTTCTACTTCGTTATTCGCTCAGGTAAATTTTGAAAAGTATTTTGAATCCAAAACGCTCCGAATTGATTATTACCATACCGGAACTAAAGATTCAGAACTTTATTCAATTGATGAATTACGAGGTGAACAATTCTGGGGTGGCTCCAAAGTAAATTTGATTGACAAATTTGAATTTGGAAAGTATAAAGTAATGGTACTTGATTCTACATCAAATGATCTAATCTACTCTCATTGCTATTCCACTTTATTCAGCGAATGGCAGACTACAGAAGAAGCAAAACATACAACAAAATCTTTTAGTGAAACTGTGGTAATACCATATCCAAAATCAAATGTTAAAGTTGAGTTTTATTCACGCGAGGGAAAAAACATTTTCCAGAAAAAATTTGAATATTTTATAAATCCCAAAAATTATTTTATAAATCCTGAAAGTAGAATGAAGTTTGATAAATTTGAAATTGTGCATTCAGGCGATCCGGATAAGAAAGTTGATATTGTTATTATTCCAGATGGATATACAAAAGAACAATTGCCAAAGTTTAAAGCTGATTGTACAAGGTTTGCCATTTATTTATTTAATGCTTCTCCTTATAAGGAAAACAAGGATAAATTTAATCTTTGGGGAATTGAAGCAGCTTCTGAGGATTCCGGAACTGACATTCCCAAAAATAATATTTGGAAGAGAACAATTCTTAATACAACTTTTTACTCGTTTGATTTAGATAGATATTGTATGACTTCAGATAATAAAAGTGTAAGAGATGTTGCAGCTAATGCACCGTATGATCAAATTTATATTTTAGTTAATACAAACAAATATGGTGGAGGATCTATCTATAATCATTATTCAGTTTGCGTTAGCGATAGCAAATACAGCGAATATATCTTTACTCACGAATTTGGACATGGATTTGTTGGGCTTGCCGATGAATATTATACATCAGATGTAGCATATGAAAACTTTTATCCGCTTGATATAGAACCCTGGGAAGCTAATATTACTACTCGTGTCAATTTTAAATTGAAGTGGGCAAATATGATAGAAACGGATACTCCAATACCAACTCCAAATGAAGAAAAGTACAAGGATGTTGTTGGATTATTTGAAGGTGGAGGTTATGTTGCCAAAGGTGTTTTCAGACCAAAGTTCGATTGCACAATGAAATCAATTTCAATAAATAATTTTTGCCCTGTTTGCAAAAAAGCAATTCTTGAAATGATAGACTTTTATTCTGAGTAG
- a CDS encoding PP2C family protein-serine/threonine phosphatase codes for MKHKRLYRTIEAVASNKYASEEEMLISILNLILHTDEVGITGGRIWQLDITNQSYKLIYQTGSVEKIKTDFVIYIKDYPLFDLIANERTILADETSAILRQKGIFKYSASGVGSKRKLNGKAYYEYLFALNSDNIDDELRYTLNIVATVLTSQLKQKRITESEQHLKADIDKAKQLQKSILPEHEYKFNNYEMFGLTIPAEIVGGDFFDYIKIGDDEERLGIVVGDAASKGLSAAAEAMYISGAIRMACTFQIKISLLMKRMNELVHKIFSEEKFASLFYGEISTDKNSLFLYSSAGHNPPIFVRAKTGEVTYLMSTGPLLGPSPKAKYDTDSLNFQVNDLLVIYTDGITEASNGAEDYYEEHRLEKIVKEVRQLNPKEIAYKILDDVIHFSKDGIYSDDRTLVIVKRTS; via the coding sequence ATGAAGCACAAACGACTTTACAGAACTATTGAAGCAGTTGCATCAAATAAATATGCTTCTGAAGAGGAAATGCTAATTTCCATCTTAAACTTGATTTTACATACCGATGAAGTTGGAATTACTGGTGGAAGAATATGGCAGCTTGATATTACTAACCAATCTTACAAGTTAATTTATCAAACAGGATCAGTTGAAAAGATAAAAACAGATTTTGTAATCTACATTAAAGATTATCCTCTTTTTGATTTAATTGCAAATGAAAGAACCATTTTAGCCGATGAAACCAGCGCAATATTACGGCAGAAGGGAATATTTAAATATTCTGCATCCGGTGTTGGCTCAAAGCGTAAGTTAAATGGTAAAGCTTATTACGAATATCTTTTTGCTTTGAATAGTGATAACATAGATGACGAATTACGTTATACGCTAAATATTGTGGCAACAGTTTTAACTTCACAATTGAAACAAAAAAGAATTACAGAAAGTGAACAGCATTTAAAAGCTGATATCGACAAGGCAAAGCAATTGCAGAAAAGTATTTTACCTGAACATGAATACAAATTTAATAATTATGAAATGTTTGGGTTAACGATTCCCGCAGAAATAGTCGGCGGAGATTTTTTTGATTACATCAAAATAGGAGATGATGAAGAACGCCTTGGGATTGTTGTTGGTGATGCAGCAAGTAAAGGACTTAGTGCCGCAGCGGAAGCAATGTACATTTCGGGTGCTATCAGAATGGCTTGTACGTTTCAAATAAAAATATCTTTATTAATGAAACGAATGAACGAGCTTGTCCATAAAATATTCAGCGAAGAAAAATTTGCATCATTGTTTTACGGAGAAATTTCAACAGATAAAAATAGTTTATTCCTTTACTCGAGTGCAGGACATAATCCACCGATATTTGTACGGGCTAAAACAGGAGAAGTGACTTACTTAATGTCTACCGGTCCATTGCTTGGTCCTTCACCAAAAGCTAAATATGACACAGACAGTTTAAATTTTCAGGTTAATGATTTGTTAGTAATTTATACTGATGGAATTACAGAAGCATCAAATGGTGCGGAAGATTATTATGAAGAACATCGGCTTGAGAAAATAGTTAAGGAGGTTAGACAGCTAAATCCAAAAGAAATAGCTTATAAAATTCTTGATGATGTTATTCACTTTTCAAAGGATGGGATTTATTCGGATGATAGAACTTTAGTGATTGTAAAAAGAACTTCATAA
- a CDS encoding SDR family NAD(P)-dependent oxidoreductase, whose product MKNLREKYGKWAVITGASSGIGEEFAKYLAKEKINLFIIARRIDKLNKIAEKLSSENEIEVIPIKADLTKEESFPAIMEEIGDREVGLLINNAGVGSIGQFQNIDCKKEIDLIKLNCIAPVLLTHLLVEKMILQKKGALIFLGSLVGMVPTPYLTTYSATKTFNIFVANALWYELKKYNIDVLALSPGSTNTEFERMTKGTGNIFIAEPSDVVKTAMKALGKKSSVVNGKRNKVLAGIVKILPIKTAVSLAGAIAKRRNSIN is encoded by the coding sequence ATGAAGAATCTCCGGGAAAAATATGGAAAGTGGGCTGTAATTACCGGTGCTTCTTCCGGAATTGGTGAAGAGTTTGCAAAGTATCTTGCTAAAGAAAAAATTAATTTATTTATTATTGCCCGTCGTATAGATAAACTAAATAAGATTGCTGAAAAATTATCTTCTGAAAATGAAATTGAAGTAATTCCAATAAAAGCTGACTTAACAAAGGAAGAATCATTCCCAGCTATAATGGAAGAAATCGGGGATAGGGAAGTTGGTCTTTTAATTAATAATGCTGGTGTTGGTTCTATCGGTCAATTCCAAAATATAGATTGCAAAAAAGAAATTGATTTGATAAAATTAAATTGTATTGCTCCAGTATTGCTTACTCATCTTTTAGTTGAGAAAATGATTTTGCAAAAGAAAGGTGCACTAATATTTTTAGGTTCACTTGTTGGTATGGTACCAACACCATATTTAACAACATATTCTGCAACCAAAACATTCAATATTTTTGTTGCAAACGCGCTTTGGTATGAATTAAAAAAATATAATATTGATGTTTTAGCTTTATCGCCAGGAAGTACAAATACAGAGTTTGAAAGGATGACAAAAGGTACAGGAAATATTTTTATTGCTGAACCTTCAGATGTTGTTAAGACAGCAATGAAAGCACTTGGGAAAAAATCGTCTGTTGTAAATGGAAAAAGGAATAAAGTATTGGCTGGGATCGTGAAGATTCTGCCAATAAAAACTGCAGTAAGTTTGGCTGGGGCAATTGCAAAAAGAAGAAATTCTATTAATTGA